gttctaaggtttcataaccagtccctcgattaactatgattattaaattctcaacctgggataatgcaattctcgtgctctgattggtttactcaatctcggttatcagctcatataccttggtttgaccttatatggtaaatgatagatctaagtgttgccaagcgaaaagttttttcgccggaaagagaaatttctctctgaagaaagcaaaaaaaagtttttctggacagctggggttaaattccgacgtttagaagtacgcgaaaaggtaagaaatgtttttgtgacgagcctgcgtctgtctgaccacaaggtgttacacgacatcgcatcggttctcatcaatttttttttatttcgctcggattttctcgcttttttcgctcgtatttcgtactttctaaacgtttggagtttaaaggaatttaataaaacaattattccattcgcgcttgttggatatgacactggttatagccaactcggcgctaggcgcctcgttggctatttaccatctcatatccattCCTTTTTAAGAACATGCATGGAGTTATTAACTAttgcaattttgttttcgatttgtaaaatattgtaaacaagctgtttGTATATTTCGAGACTAGGTCGTATTTCCTTCAGTTTAcaaatgtaaatatgatatcTGGCGACAAGTATCAGATGATGtaataatagagcgagtttcaattgagtgtcgttaaatcaaagccaaagtaattactttggctaatcaaaagggacggagacaatccggtaatcgaagtaattacacgtagctgacacaaagcgcgggaaaatgtgcacacgcgagccaaAATTGATtctggtttcacttctgattggttgaaaaaatggcgcgagaaccttgaaccaatcactgagtgaagtaatcatgaaccaaagcaattcgctaattactttcgacactcaaatgaaaaccgctctattttttttttgattcaGTAACTATACCGAAACTATACCGAGGAGTATAGTCTCTGAAGGGACGAATTTTCCATACTGGAGATGTTTTGTGTTAACCATTGAGAACATTTTTCCAAAAAGGATTTTGAGTTTTACACGTCAGGAATAAGTGAAttagattttcagtttcttttccgCAGAAAGTTCAAAGATCAATCAGTTTCAatactatttttttaaaagatctggaaagaagcagactaacaacaatttttataaaagtgacgacacatttaaatttgcaagacatgtttcggtcgtgcaacgaccatcttcagttgaaagtagaattaatttgaagttacatttgaatttataatatgctaaacaaagataaataacaacgtgaaagcaattatatcacgttaatttaactctctcgttctaatcaacatgttccattgtacactcttttttgttacctttggctattttgttagattcccaatttatttcacgttgttatttatctttgtttagcatattataaattcaaatgtaacttcaaattaattctactttcaactgaagatggtcgttgcacgaccgaaacatgtcttgcaaatttaaatgtgtcgtcacttttataaaaattatttttttaaagaaagttgCTCGACGCAATTCTTCCATGAAGAACTCTGAACTGAAATTCTTTAAGTTTTGCTTCTTTAGTGCATTTAAAGGCCaacaaaaaaggtttttttcccaATTGACTGTCTTGTTTTGAGCGATTGCTATTTCTCTCATCCATTTGGCTTCAGAGGCCTTTTAGAGGTGATGTGGCTTTTTTCTCAGTGAGACTTTGGTACACCTTCCTGCAAGTGTTTGTTAGGAAGACGAGAATTCAAAGTCTCTTTAGAGCCAACAACATCATCAATCAGTAAACACATTTTCTTATACTATCTTAGTgctgaaataactttaaaatactcCAAATAGTTAGTTTTGATATTGAATTCTTTTCTCTGCAGAGAGAGAAAAAACGTCTGGCAGCCAGGGTACTATCTCCCCGACTCAAAGGGAAAAATCAGTCGCTCATCCGTTGTTTTGAACACAGCTACTGATGTCCTTGCAGAAGAGGCTTattgtaaaacatggactggatttgtaaaacatgaaTGTGTAATTTAAAAGCATAGTTCGActgttgatttgttaatttttttgtcgatcccattttcattttaatagttttattttattctattttcattttattttatcacttgACGTACAAATaagtactgaaaaaaaaaaaaacttggttttatgaacggagttgataatgtaaattgaccaccgtacagagactccgttgataaaaccaaattgctgaagaaaacaatttattgGTGCATTGTTGAGTAATATTAGCATTTGGGCTAGTAAGTTTTCTCGGCATTTTCTcgtgttcaaaaaaaaaatctcttgtgCTTATATTCCcatcatagttaatcgagggactggttatgaaaccttagaactttcaaaagcgagagcaatgttgttgcaatcgatgttgaattgaccgtgaccctgcacaatcttttgttttcgcttcgcacgggttcgcaaagtagttgcgcataatttaatcgaaggatttcattggttatcttctcgaaaaaaggtgtattttgtgcagggtcaaggccaacaATAccgacaaaaacatgaaacaaaggaacttgtctagtttcataaccatctccatgcattaactatgctcCCATGCAGTTTGACGGGAGAATACATCcggaatacgtttccactttTCCTTGTCTTTTCCTTTTCCCCGTTGCTCTCTTGTCCCATTATCAAGCAGGTCAGACTGCAATGAGGTATAAGTAATCCATGGCTAATGATGCAGCGCTGAAACTGTTTTGTCACAAACCCTCTTCAGGGGGCCTTACGTCGATTTTCATTGGTCGGTGGCATCATAGCGGCatggtgggaggcgcggtggcctcatggttagtgcgctcgactccggatcgagtggtccgggtttggggcctggcaggggacattgtgttgtgttcttgggcaagacactttactctcacggtgcctctctccacccaggagtataaatgggtaccggcgtaatgctgggggtaaccctgcgatggactagcatcccatccaggggggagtacaaatactcctagtcgcttcatgctacagaaaccggagataagcgccggcctgatgagccttctggccccggttgttcgaaagccgattagcgtTAACCTACGATTAAATAGTCCTAATCCACGGAATAAATTTACCCTTCGATTAAATTCTGTTGCTCAAAGCTTGATTATCCCTATCCAAGGAATAAACTAAGGGTTAAATTTAACACACCTAGCGAGGTGGATTAATTCACTAATCGAGGGAAATTTTccccaaacaaaaaaagatggCTGACTTACTGCTTGGTGGTTTGGGCTTAATGCCTGGTCCAGTTAGAAGAAAAGCGAGAAAATTCAGGCTCCACGATGATTTTTCTTTAGACGAATACACTGACGACGAGTTGAGAAGTCGATATCGTTTTGGCCGAGAGTCAATTCAATTTTTGATCGACCTTCTTCGTGACGACCTTGAAAGGGCCACCGCTCGAAACCATGCCTTGTCAACAACTGTACAAGTCCTTGCTGCGTTGCGGTTTTTTGCCTCCGGAAGCTTTCTGCAAGTTATTGGCGATACCATTGGTTTGTCAAAGTCGACCGTGTCTCGCATCATCAGCAAAGTTTCCTATGCCCTCGCACAAAAACAAGTACACTTCATCAAGTGGCCATCGACCGAAGCCGAGATTGTTCAAACAAAACGAGGCTTTTACGACAAGGGAGGGTTCCCTGGGGTGATTGGCTGTGTGGACGGCACGCACATAAAGATTCAGGGACCAACCGAAAACGAAAATGACTATGTCAACCGAAAGGGGTTTCATTCAATTAATGTGCAAGCGATTTGCAATCACAAAGGTATGTAAAAATGGCATTCAACAAATTTAAAGCAAAGTTTAAGACCGCAGGGGTGGTAGTACTTTCTTTTAATTCACTCTCAAGGATTTCCCtttggtgttacactttttctTTGATGTAATAATAAATTGATGTTTTACTTCAGCAAATTAATGCAGCAGTCAATTCCAGTCGTGCCCCACCCCCACTGCCACCCCCTCCACACCCAAGTAAAATGGAGGCAAATGGCCCACCCTCTGGCTCATTCAAAAAATGCTGCACTCAAGATATAACAAATCAAACTGAAAGTGTAATCACCATTATTTTGTGTCTCTAAGTGTATCTGTCCTTCCACAGttcatttgatttaattttacttgttaataacaagtcatattttggtaaaaaatactCAGACAGCACTACATAACTGTTGCTTTcggttttatatattttaaaaatattacttcattttattttggcATGCACAGTTCATCAGTGTACATTTAACATTAATGCTTCGTtgttatcaaaagaaaaaaagaaaaaaaaggaacctTTTAAGTATCAAGGAAGAGAAGACACATGATTCCAACCTCCAAGGGACAGGAAGGAGAGGACCCTAGGAATGAGGTTACCATGATCctttaacaaataaatgcaaaataaaagatGTAATTACTTAATTACATTTGATCCATATTTGATCAACAGGTAACGAAACTGATAACATGTTTGCACTCTCTTCCATTTGCAAGACCAAAACAGCTGGGGTATCAAGTGCCCTTGGCTTGTCCTGTGGGTAAGCAAATGGGCCAGCTCCTGTGTagtgaaaaaatttcaaaagcCCCACCCCAGGAATAAAACCTGCGCAAATTTACATGTGAAAGAATTGTTACCTAATTGAgattctttttcatttcaggCATGTTTACAAACATCGTAGCAAGATGGCCAGGCAGCACACATGACAGCTTTATTTTCACGGATTCACAAATTGGCCAACAACTCAATGCCCAGCACCAATCCCTGGAGGATGGTTTGCTGTTAGGTGATAGTGGCTATCCTTGCAAGCCCTACTTGATGACCCCGTACTTGAATCCTGGGACCAACAAGCAGACACAATTTAACAATGCACATGCACGTACGAGGGTGGCAATTGAACAAGCATTTGGCGTGTGGAAACGAAGGTTTCACCTGCTACATTCGGAGATTAGGATGAAGCCAGAAAAAGTCTGCATGATGATTGGAGCTTGtgcagttttgcacaacatagCAATCCTAAGGAACGAACCTCTGGATGGCCACGCTGAAGCTGATGATCAGCCTGATCCTATTTGCTATTGTGGTCCAGAAGATGGCAAGGTCATCAGAGACCACATTTGTAATACCTTTTTCTGACACTTtcctttttgatattttaaattattgaagTCCATGGGTCATCTCAGTCACTTCCATTTTTGTATTATTAAGTACAGTTAGGGGTATTGGTCTACTACAGTCTGTTGCAACAAGCTGGTTTGCATCATGCATTATGCAAACCAGCTTGTTGCAACAGACTGTAGTAGACCAATACCCCTAACTGTACTTAATAATACAAAAATGGAAGTGACTGAGATGACCCATGGACttcaataatttaatttaaggacCACTAAGTCTATTAAACTATTCAGTTATctgaaaagtatgaagattTTGTTACTTGTTGATTGACCATTTTTAATACTAACaacactttttttaattttgtagaATAAGTTGTGGCTTCAAGTAAACCTGCCCCActcgcttaaggacgttcgcgcgaaaatttttcaacattgatttttttctgaaacttttaccactgtaagatgatgagttagttatgtcagaaatgtaaaaaaaatggggggtcaccgacttcgttttggagagaacatgcccggaaaaacacccaaaatgtgacaaaatcgggcttcgttagcgaataaggccagcgtctgtaaacccaaatatattgcaattaaatctttgaagtgaaatcttctctgccaaatattgtttaagtggacttattaagtgaatttggtcaactggtgaggttccttaaagatcaagttcgcattaaattttagcgaccacagtttcacgcgccttgccgcCGCAAGAtcgcaggatttgatgtcctgtgagcagaaatcttgaaatttttttaacttcccacattgattttttgttcatttttggacaacgtggagataattgtaactaaaatccgtttctggaaagaaaaattggggtcaccgaacgtccaagaccgttaaatccaggcaaagctatagcaatggccttttgccctactatttctcattttattacttcgcgcgcgcgctcgtgtatgacgtggcgtgtgcatttgcgtgcgcagtaaggatgcgcagaaacaattggcgcgaacgtccttaaataaattatttacttgTAATATGTATTGAAATTTAAGACCACAACACATAATCGCAACATAAATTTGACTTCAGTGTACATGTTTCATTTGTTGTTGATTGATAATTTTAACAGTGCACCCTTTTTTAACAAGAGTGCCCATAAATGCCAATGAGTTGTTCACTCAAAATGTGGCTGCAAGTAAATCTGCTCTGCACCCATAAATAATTGCACTCGTCACTAATGGAAATTCATGACCACAGTAATGCAATTAACATAGTTGGAAATAAATTTGACTAAAGTAaatgtacatgaaaaaaatccttaacaatgataaattattaatgaCACAATCCTTGATGTACTGGGAGCAACAGTATATCATGTTCTTGTACTTAAGTTATTCAGTGGGGATAGTGGTTTCCCCTTGCAACACTTTTTGCTCCAAAAGATACACCTCCAATtctaattttctcttttttaaagtcaaattttcttgtttcgtAACTAATGCCTTGAACTGTTGTTCAAGGACGTCATCATGAGTAATTCGTTTCTtcagtttccttttcttcttttcttcttgaATTTCATCTTCAACGTTTTCATTCACACTTCTGTCAATATTGGTCAATAGTTCAGCAGAAACAGTAGCACTTTCAATTGGTAATGTAGCTTCAGAGACTagagagaaaaataaatttgtatCAATTaccattaatattattgtctcaTTATAATCACTTAATGGTTGTAACAATTTCGTTTCCAACACTTCCAATGGTAAGGCACCAAATCCACTTGTGCAAGTTAGCGAGTACAGTTGCTCCATCTAATTCAACAGAGCTAGCGTGTATCTAACAACTTGTCATTTTGCTGAattttttgtaagtttacaaggATTTGACCATGTACCATTCAAATTTAAGCTTAGGCTTACAACAGAAGCCATTATTGCTATTCATTTAGTATAAGCTAAAATTCATCATGCAAGCTGTTGCAGGATCCGCTAAAATGTGGTTCAGTTGAATGTAAACAACAAAGTTGCGCTGTCTTCGTGACAGCGTTGTCAATTTCAAATGTGGAATGTGAGGGAGCTTTTACAGTAAACTTGGAATGCGATAAATTTTAAGTTATTAAATACAAAGACTTATCCTTTCCACGCACGTATCCAGACTTTTCGTTCGGTCAGAAAATGTAAAGCGGCTGTCAAATCAAAACAACGTAGACAACGcgccaaagaaaaataaacatggccGGTCGTCTGTGTGCAAATATAATCACATGACAAGTTTCGTAACCTAGGAACAACCGTATTGTTTACATACCTGTCTCAAACCCATTCAAGCCGCTGAAACCTGGCGTGTCTTCAAAGACTTCAATAATCTCTCTACTTGAAGCACTTACGGGTTTCGGCGGCGGCCCTCCTCCAGTCTTCTTCGACTCTCTCTTGAATTCAGAGAATTCTTTTTTCGCGGTACTGTGAAGATTTTTCCACTTGTCCTTCACCTCGGACACCGTACGGTTTGCTGTTCCCACTGCATTAACAGCTCGCGTAATTTCTTCCCAgatttcttgtttctttttgttggtGACATTATTTGTTAGTTTCGACTGAAtagtttcaaggttttttttaacattttcagtaATCACGCCAATTTCGTAAACGGAAAAGTTgggttttcgttttctttcttttgcttcaGAGTTTATTTCTTCACGTTCCGCGACACATTCCGCCATTATTTTTCCCTTCAGGTATGGCCTTCACCttctatattttttttttcgcgcgcGTAGCCGCGAAGGGGCAAAATAACTGGTTTTACTGGTTTAATCCGAGCTTAGTCGGGGGAGACAGGGCTTAAAAACGGCTGGACATGCGCACTAAGACTCAGGCTTCCTCCCGCCattcgattttcaaaatggcggacgacgaATGCAGATTTGACACGTCATTGTAACGGCCATTTCCAACGTCTTGCTCGCCCAAGGCCTTCAACTCCAAAGTGAATGAAAGGCACAACTGTTCAGTGCTGCCGTTTTGATCATGACGGCAGACATCGGAACGGTGATTTCATAACTATCAAGCAATCGACACAGCTCTCTTGAAGAGTATCTTTCACCGTTTCAGAATTTGCTCAAGGTACAGTTTTGCCGTGAACTAAGGACGTTTCGATTTCTCTAAGGTTTTGAAGAGCATTTTTGTATAGGTTATTTGTTACTGTGACAcatatcaaaaatgacttttgatTCGTTTTGATGAAATTTTTAAATTCCTTGTTGTTCATGGACTTCAATGACATTTCATACGGAACAAACGGAGGAGCCATTCGTGAGTTGAAAACACTTTcgtctctgttgttgttgttgtcttcgtCTCTTGTTCAGTCACTgataagactttaaagtatgCCTGGAGTTCAAAGAGTCGTTTCTCATTCAATTCGTGGGCAGATGAGAGTCTGTGGCTAAATTGAAGGTTATGTTTCGTCTAGTTAGCAATGGTACATAAAACCTGAAGTTAATAAACTGCTTTAGTGTGTTTGAAATCTTGTGTCGTGTCTTTCTATTTTAGACCACCTTTACACGATTCTTGCTCAACGACTGCCCTTTCGGCCAAGGATTTTTCTCGCAAAAATCCGCGGCTGACCGGCTTCGCCTCCTCGGCTGTTTAGTTTATGTTTTGTTGTTGCAAGTTTGTTCGgggttttaaacttttttctctTCATGATGTATTATGTTAACGTAACCTCAGAAACTGCTCGTTTTCCACCTGCTGGGGGAACCTATTATTTTCTATTCCCTGGATAGCGCTCATACCCGTCCATCAGCCAAACTTCGGACTGTGGAGATCTGAGGAAAAGAACTGAGGTGCCGGAAAAGGAAAGGGAAAGTGACAAAGAATGAGAGAGTAGGCTGCTAACAAAAATTTCGATCTATCCATCTAAATAGATACACAAATATATTTGCACATTGTCATTGAtctaataacaaaaacaaattgaagaacaagaaatttccaaaaaatctTGCTGCACAAATTGCCACCCAATTACAAATGAGGCTCTCCTTTTATTTCACATGCAACAGTCATTTCTCAGCAAAAGGCTCAACTTcgggagaaaaatgaagaacTCAAGGATGAAACTAAAATCattcagagaaaaataaaagataaacagttaAGTCCCTCTGAAATGTTGCACACACCCAGACCCATCTcgccaaataaatgaaaatacctTCAGCACAGTCAACCATTTAAATCCATTAAATATATCAATATGCACATTCTCCACACTGTTCTCCAGACATTTCCTacggtacatacatgtatgaggagaataatttatttcacaatCAAGTCCTTTTTCACTTGTAGATCATTTCCCATTTTCTCAAGAACCTTCATGTTTGATCAGTTAAGAGACATTAACATAAGgagaaataaaatattggtaacTCTTAGGGGTTAAAGGGCTGAACATTCACTCAAACCTACACCTATCAGGGTGGATTCATAACTGCATGCCAAGACGTTGCCATTCTGAGTTACCAGGGACACTGCCACATCTTAGgttcttttaaaacaatgatAACAAATCAGCCTTGTCATCAAATTAAGTAATAAGAAATGTAAACAGAGTACATGGACATTTGCCACATAACAAACTatgtaaacaataaaaaattcaataaGCTTGAACTCTTCAGTACCTACATGTATAAcattttgcattaattttactaTGAAAATGGAACAAGTGAAAACCTCTTCTTATCTGccccattttgaaatcatttttcaAAAGGGGAAACCACCTTTAGCACACTTTTCCAGCAATTGCACAAGGCCCTCACCAGACACTAAGCAGATGGTGGAGAAAATCTACGGTAT
The Montipora capricornis isolate CH-2021 chromosome 10, ASM3666992v2, whole genome shotgun sequence genome window above contains:
- the LOC138019621 gene encoding putative nuclease HARBI1 gives rise to the protein MADLLLGGLGLMPGPVRRKARKFRLHDDFSLDEYTDDELRSRYRFGRESIQFLIDLLRDDLERATARNHALSTTVQVLAALRFFASGSFLQVIGDTIGLSKSTVSRIISKVSYALAQKQVHFIKWPSTEAEIVQTKRGFYDKGGFPGVIGCVDGTHIKIQGPTENENDYVNRKGFHSINVQAICNHKGMFTNIVARWPGSTHDSFIFTDSQIGQQLNAQHQSLEDGLLLGDSGYPCKPYLMTPYLNPGTNKQTQFNNAHARTRVAIEQAFGVWKRRFHLLHSEIRMKPEKVCMMIGACAVLHNIAILRNEPLDGHAEADDQPDPICYCGPEDGKVIRDHICNTFF
- the LOC138018981 gene encoding myb/SANT-like DNA-binding domain-containing protein 4, which translates into the protein MAECVAEREEINSEAKERKRKPNFSVYEIGVITENVKKNLETIQSKLTNNVTNKKKQEIWEEITRAVNAVGTANRTVSEVKDKWKNLHSTAKKEFSEFKRESKKTGGGPPPKPVSASSREIIEVFEDTPGFSGLNGFETVSEATLPIESATVSAELLTNIDRSVNENVEDEIQEEKKKRKLKKRITHDDVLEQQFKALVTKQENLTLKKRKLELEVYLLEQKVLQGETTIPTE